One Clupea harengus chromosome 11, Ch_v2.0.2, whole genome shotgun sequence DNA window includes the following coding sequences:
- the p3h3 gene encoding prolyl 3-hydroxylase 3 translates to MALRSKPLCVYVAQIIGVLFSLGFLASAAGSGISTGSATSLLPAYDPLYYLGVRAYFSEDWEKAAEHFEKSISIRQAILQTRRKCHDDCLFAGDDRLSYLETETGSLWDLYALDWVQRRAECARFCLGRAVTPAGQLPVSTDIDYEFGTRNAYNFLQLTYFKLGKMHKAAAAAHTFFVANPSHLEMRNNIEKYRRMDEVTDDAFMDREKELERHWEVYDSAVLAESSSDWKRAVEQWKDCVNVTLQHTEDCRAQCVVASKTLPEEDAPERTGGVYERAAALSLSLLACQQSCVTLVATRPGRVSAQEDLLPTQLEHLHIAQFKAGDLKGAIQTLRSLLLFYPSDADSLNNLQLYSETLGGDANAAGTEPSQEISRYVKRSLQEKKLLYFGMENLNFNFTDPDLWTPEDIVPESLRETWRAERERLSGMPTEEEEETDDSGFYAGGSVPLVGVTITMDDQALNGTNRVLLDGVLSQKECDAILQLASSATSATDSSRGRRSPYTPHEKFEGLTILRALKLSQDGFLNQSDVKLLHEVGERARTLLHAYFRSPSGLFFSFSHLVCRSPVPGHQEGRMDLSHPVHVDNCILEPETKQCWREAPAFTHRDMSGILYLNEDFEGGEFFFTKRDAKTVTARVQPKCGRLVGFSSGPVNPHGVTAVTSGRRCALPVWFTKEHHHRDMEREEAEALWTADGQSVLKEEKKDGEGAQPAARTGRSQASRGRSQREIRREEL, encoded by the exons ATGGCGCTACGCTCAAAACCCCTCTGTGTATACGTGGCGCAGATCATcggtgttttattttctttgggtTTTCTTGCATCTGCTGCAGGCAGCGGAATTTCCACTGGGTCTGCCACTAGCCTATTGCCAGCTTACGACCCTCTCTATTATCTGGGAGTGCGGGCGTATTTCTCTGAAGACTGGGAAAAAGCTGCAGAACATTTCGAGAAGTCTATATCCATTCGTCAGGCTATTCTTCAAACACGTCGAAAATGTCACGATGACTGTTTGTTTGCAGGGGATGACAGACTATCCTATTTGG AGACGGAGACGGGTAGCCTATGGGATCTCTATGCTTTGGACTGGGTTCAGCGTCGGGCTGAGTGTGCCAGATTCTGTCTGGGGAGAGCCGTCACTCCTGCCGGACAGCTCCCTGTGTCTACCGACATCGACTATGAGTTTGGAACCCGCAATGCATACAACTTCCTCCAGCTCACCTACTTTAAG CTGGGCAAAATGCACAAGGCCGCTGCTGCAGCACACACTTTCTTTGTGGCCAACCCCAGTCATCTGGAGATGCGAAACAACATTGAGAAGTACAGGCGCATGGATGAGGTGACAGACGATGCATttatggacagagagaaagagctggagaGGCACTGG GAGGTGTACGACTCGGCCGTCCTGGCGGAGAGCTCATCAGACTGGAAGCGGGCGGTGGAGCAGTGGAAGGACTGTGTGAACGTGACGCTGCAGCACACGGAGGACTGCAGGGCACAGTGTGTCGTGGCCTCCAAGACTCTCCCCGAGGAGGACGCGCCAGAGAGGACCGGCGGGGTGTATGAAAGGGCAGCTG cactctctctctctttgctggcTTGTCAGCAATCTTGCGTGACTCTTGTGGCAACGCGACCTGGAAGGGTTTCTGCTCAAGAGGACCTCCTGCCCACCCAGTTGGAGCATTTACACATAGCCCAGTTCAAAG CTGGTGACCTAAAGGGGGCGATACAGACTCTGCGCTCTCTGCTGCTCTTCTACCCCTCTGACGCAGATTCGCTAAACAACCTGCAGCTTTATTCTGAGACACTAGGGGGCGACGCTAATGCAGCTGGCACAGAGCCCTCACAG GAAATCTCCAGGTATGTGAAAAGGTCTCTGCAGGAGAAGAAGTTGCTTTACTTTGGAATGGAAAATTTAAACTTCAACTTCACAGACCCA GATCTGTGGACCCCAGAAGATATTGTGCCAGAGTCACTGAGAGAaacatggag ggctgagagggagagactgagtggGATGCcgactgaggaggaggaggagacggatgACAGCGGCTTCTATGCAG GGGGCTCAGTACCACTGGTTGGTGTGACAATCACTATGGATGACCAAGCCTTGAATGGAACAAATCGTGTCCTCCTAGATGGTGTCTTATCTCAGAAAGAATGTGATGCCATACTACAGCTTGCCTCT TCTGCTACATCAGCAACAGACAGCTCTCGAGGCAGACGCTCACCTTACACACCTCATGAAAAATTTGAGGGTCTCACCATCCTCAGAGCACTCAAG ctgTCTCAGGATGGGTTTCTCAATCAGTCCGATGTGAAGCTGCTGCACGAGGTCGGAGAGAGGGCGAGGACGCTCCTGCACGCCTACTTCAGGAGTCCATCAggcctcttcttctccttcagcCATCTAGTCTGTCGCAGCCCCGTCCCTG gACACCAGGAAGGTAGGATGGACCTCTCTCACCCGGTACACGTAGACAACTGCATACTGGAGCCAGAGACCAAACAGTGCTGGAGAGAGGCACCTGCTTTCACGCACAGAGACATGAG TGGGATACTGTATCTAAATGAAGACTTTGAAGGTGGGGAGTTCTTCTTCACGAAAAGGGATGCTAAAACCGTCACA GCCAGAGTGCAGCCAAAATGCGGCCGATTGGTTGGATTCTCCTCCGGACCTGTCAATCCACATGGTGTTACCGCGGTGACCTCGGGTCGGCGATGTGCATTGCCTGTCTGGTTCACCAAAGAGCACCACCACAGAGACATG GAGCGGGAGGAAGCAGAGGCTCTGTGGACAGCGGATGGACAGAGCGTactgaaagaggaaaagaaggatgGGGAGGGTGCCCAGCCTGCAGCCCGAACAGGGAGAAGCCAAGCGTCGCGGGGGAGGAGCCAAAGGGAGATAAGGCGGGAAGAACTGTGA